The following nucleotide sequence is from Micromonospora sp. WMMD1120.
CGCGCCCGATCTCGGCCAGGTCCCACGCTCGGCGGACCACTCCTATCGCGCCCGGCGTGCCGGAGTGGTGCGCGGCGGTGAAGCGCTCGAACCGGACGCCGGTCTCGGCGAGCAGCAGATCGACGTCCTCGGCGGGGCGGGTGGCCACCCAGGTCTGCTCGTCGAGCGTGCCGTAGCCGAGGAAGCTGAGGTTGGCGGCGAGCCGCTGCCGGTCGCGCCGGGAGCCGGGGGCCTCCAGGACCAGCAGGTCGAACCGCCCGTCCCAGGTGACCCGGCCGGTCCGGTAGATCCGGGCGGCCGCCTCGTCGAGCCGCCGGGCCGCTTTTGGCGTGATCGAATATCCCGGTCCGGAGACCAGCCGGAGCGGTTCGAGCCAGCCCTGGCGCACCATCCGCGAGACGGCGGTGCGAACGGCTGGCGGTGCGATTCCCAGCGGTGCCAGCAGCTTGACCAGGGCGGCGACCGGTGCGCGGCCACCCCTCGGACGGAGGTGGTCGCCGTACAGGTCGAAGAGTGCCGACCGTGCCTGCATGACCGCACATTGTGACAGGCCTTCTCAAGATAAGCTAGATGCTGTTACATCAATGCTGCTCCGGTTTGGGTCCGGCGGTGTTCATCAGGGAAAATCGTCTCTCGACACCCCCGTGAGCGTTGCGGGTGGTCGTGACGAAGTGGCTGTGGGGCAACCCACCGACCCTGGTGTAGGTCTGAGGGGAGACAACATGGCGGCGATGAAGCCGCGGACGGGCGACGGTCCGCTGGAAGTCACCAAGGAGGGTCGGGGCATCGTCATGCGGGTCCCGCTGGAGGGCGGTGGCCGGCTCGTCGTCGAGATGACTCCCGACGAGGCCAACGCGCTCGGTGACGCACTGAAGGCAGCGGCCGGCTGAGTATGGAGTGCTCCGGGCGGCTCGCGCCGCCCGGAACGTTCTTCGGACCCTGGGCCGCCGGCATCCGCCGGTGGCTCAGGGTCTTCATCACTGCGGGTAGGCGGGCCGGGTGTCCCGCTCCGCGACGATTCCCTGGAGGTACGGTTCCGCGTGCTCGCCATCCGTCTGATCGCCGAGCCCGACCGGTTCGACATCCTCGTCCTGCCGGTTCGTCCCGTCGACGCGACGGCGGGAGGTGACGCCTCGGCCGAGCCCGTGCCGACAGCCGTGGCGCCTCCGGACGACA
It contains:
- a CDS encoding PaaX family transcriptional regulator C-terminal domain-containing protein, translating into MQARSALFDLYGDHLRPRGGRAPVAALVKLLAPLGIAPPAVRTAVSRMVRQGWLEPLRLVSGPGYSITPKAARRLDEAAARIYRTGRVTWDGRFDLLVLEAPGSRRDRQRLAANLSFLGYGTLDEQTWVATRPAEDVDLLLAETGVRFERFTAAHHSGTPGAIGVVRRAWDLAEIGRAYERFVADQRPLLAAVTVRSSDEEAYAARFRLVHAWRTFLFQDPQLPPALLPERWPGTAAASFFDRHAARLRPAADRYVEQCLDAGNRIVRQKGR
- a CDS encoding DUF3117 domain-containing protein, whose protein sequence is MAAMKPRTGDGPLEVTKEGRGIVMRVPLEGGGRLVVEMTPDEANALGDALKAAAG